The stretch of DNA TAATGGCCAATCATTGATTGTTTAACCTCCACCGGAACAAATTCTTTGCCATTATGAACCAAGACAGTTAGATCAATCATCTCTGGAAGAATTACCATGTCCCGACAGTGAGTTTTGATTACTTTTTCTTCCTCTTTTTCAGTATTTTGTTTAACTTTTTTAACATCTTCGAGGAATACACGTTGTGGTTCTGTTAAACCCCTTAGTAAAGAAC from Candidatus Bathyarchaeota archaeon encodes:
- a CDS encoding 30S ribosomal protein S19 is translated as MPKEFTYRGRTLQQLKEISMDEFIKLLPSRQRRSLLRGLTEPQRVFLEDVKKVKQNTEKEEEKVIKTHCRDMVILPEMIDLTVLVHNGKEFVPVEVKQSMIGHYLGEFAITNRRVTHGTPGIGASRSSMYVPLK